A single region of the Anaerostipes rhamnosivorans genome encodes:
- a CDS encoding lipopolysaccharide biosynthesis protein, giving the protein MKEHKKNNLISATMVYTICNLFVSGLAVLTSPIFTRILSTGDYGIYSLFNSWQNIFVCITSLGLSYSIALAKIDYKEQFKQFIASILLISILIPILLLISSLVFGNSMWTRITELPSRVVTILFVNLIFYTVLDIASNKMSIQYEYKSYTIMAALRAVLSTGLSIILILVMSKSKYYGRINGVVIVTAIIGTFICIKYLKYLQWNRIIEHMKYALPIALPMIFHGLAMILLGQIDRVMIAKYYTESETGLYSFGYTVGTMLAFFTNAVSLAIKPWLYDKYAGGFHEEIRIRLKSILNMLIFVVLLYILVMPEVIKLLSAKQYWNTQKMIVPIVVGTFCQYIYTNYCAVETINKKTRYIAAGSALAALLNFVLNLIFLEKFGYYVAAFTTFVGYYVLMLFHSVICRFICKRKDLNYFYNSIVCLVLFFAGCLISMFYEEVLIRYLIVCVLAGIFIWKYGRLFSKLIIDKFR; this is encoded by the coding sequence ATGAAGGAGCATAAAAAAAATAATTTAATATCTGCGACTATGGTATATACAATATGTAATTTGTTTGTCAGTGGTTTAGCAGTTCTTACTTCACCCATTTTTACTCGAATATTATCTACTGGTGATTATGGTATTTACTCTTTATTTAATTCTTGGCAAAACATTTTCGTATGCATCACATCACTAGGACTTTCCTATAGTATTGCCCTTGCTAAGATTGATTATAAAGAACAGTTTAAGCAGTTTATTGCTAGCATCTTACTTATTAGTATTTTAATTCCGATTTTGTTGCTAATCTCCTCCTTGGTGTTTGGAAATAGTATGTGGACTAGAATTACAGAGTTGCCTAGTAGAGTAGTTACAATATTATTTGTTAATTTGATCTTTTATACAGTACTGGATATAGCAAGTAATAAAATGTCCATTCAATATGAGTATAAATCCTATACGATAATGGCTGCTTTAAGGGCAGTCTTATCTACGGGATTATCTATTATTTTAATTTTAGTAATGAGTAAAAGCAAATATTATGGTCGGATTAATGGAGTTGTAATAGTAACAGCTATAATTGGGACTTTTATCTGTATTAAGTACTTAAAGTATCTGCAATGGAACAGAATAATTGAGCATATGAAGTATGCCTTGCCTATAGCATTACCAATGATATTCCATGGGCTAGCAATGATTCTGTTAGGACAGATTGATAGAGTAATGATTGCAAAGTACTATACGGAAAGCGAAACTGGATTATATAGTTTTGGATATACAGTGGGTACTATGCTTGCCTTCTTTACAAATGCAGTATCTTTGGCAATTAAGCCTTGGTTATATGACAAATATGCTGGAGGATTTCATGAGGAAATTCGCATCAGATTAAAAAGCATTTTAAATATGTTGATTTTTGTTGTTTTATTATATATCCTTGTGATGCCTGAAGTAATTAAATTACTGTCCGCAAAGCAATACTGGAATACTCAAAAGATGATAGTACCTATAGTTGTCGGTACCTTTTGCCAGTATATCTATACTAATTATTGTGCTGTCGAAACTATAAACAAGAAAACTAGATATATAGCAGCCGGCTCTGCGCTGGCGGCATTACTTAATTTTGTACTAAATCTTATATTTTTAGAAAAGTTCGGTTATTACGTAGCCGCATTCACTACGTTTGTTGGTTATTATGTGTTAATGCTTTTTCACTCAGTAATTTGTAGATTTATATGTAAGAGAAAAGATTTAAATTATTTTTATAATAGTATAGTCTGTTTAGTTCTATTCTTTGCAGGATGTTTGATTAGTATGTTTTATGAGGAGGTTTTGATTAGATATTTAATTGTTTGTGTTTTAGCAGGGATATTTATATGGAAATATGGAAGATTATTTTCAAAGCTGATCATAGATAAATTTAGATAG
- a CDS encoding acylneuraminate cytidylyltransferase family protein: MIALIPARGGSKGLPGKNIRNLNGKPLIAYTIEAAKKAKCIDEVIVTTDSKEIASIALEYGADVPFLRPSELATDTSSAIDVYLHAIEWISKTKNISIEKFMVLLPTTPFRDEKDIDDAYNLYQTEKARTLIAVKDAPIPPGWFLSEFDNKRVVPCNFGTGKLNENRQKSDRYVIPCGAIYILDYFLLKEKRTYYDANTVGYKLSNNKSVDIDTAEDFQFAQYLIEKELVAEKDEK, translated from the coding sequence ATGATAGCACTGATACCTGCCAGAGGGGGATCCAAAGGATTACCAGGTAAAAATATAAGAAATCTAAATGGCAAGCCATTAATTGCATATACCATTGAAGCTGCAAAAAAGGCGAAATGCATAGATGAAGTTATTGTTACAACAGATAGTAAAGAAATCGCTTCAATAGCTTTAGAATATGGAGCAGATGTTCCATTTTTGCGTCCATCAGAACTGGCTACTGATACATCGTCGGCAATAGATGTCTATCTCCATGCAATTGAGTGGATTAGCAAAACAAAAAATATATCTATTGAAAAGTTTATGGTTCTGTTACCTACTACACCTTTTAGAGATGAAAAAGATATAGATGATGCCTATAATTTATACCAGACAGAGAAAGCCAGAACTTTAATTGCAGTAAAAGATGCACCTATTCCTCCAGGATGGTTTTTATCTGAATTTGATAATAAAAGGGTTGTACCATGTAATTTTGGAACAGGTAAATTGAATGAAAACAGACAGAAGTCAGATCGGTATGTCATTCCATGTGGAGCTATATACATACTCGATTATTTTCTATTGAAGGAAAAACGGACATATTATGATGCCAATACAGTAGGATACAAACTTAGTAATAATAAATCGGTAGACATTGATACAGCAGAGGATTTCCAATTTGCACAATATTTAATAGAAAAGGAATTGGTAGCAGAGAAAGATGAAAAATAA
- a CDS encoding N-acetylneuraminate synthase family protein translates to MAKLELDNGTVIQDYAKPYVIAELGSNHNGDMGLAKKLILQAKACGCDCVKFQSWTKDTIFSKKVYEDNYFLQDDYRNRDDYTLQEIVDEFSISEKQLYEMSELCQEIGIDFSSSPFSKKEVDFLADTCKVPFIKVASMDLDNYPFLRYIARKNIPIILATGLSSMSEVARAVESIENEGNNKIFLLHCISVYPPKFEDINLNNILTLRTMFPDYPIGFSDHSLGIEIPTAATALGASIIEKHFTLDKDMFGWDHKISADPKEMKQLTEACHHVQLALGSTKRIVNKDEIEKRLAFRRSIVAARELSAGMVLNESDLTLKRPGTGMPPEKLFDIVGRKLARNVEYDKIIEREDLL, encoded by the coding sequence ATGGCAAAATTAGAATTAGATAATGGGACAGTTATTCAGGACTATGCAAAACCATATGTGATTGCAGAATTAGGATCAAATCATAATGGAGATATGGGATTAGCAAAAAAATTAATTTTACAGGCAAAAGCATGCGGCTGTGATTGTGTTAAATTTCAGTCATGGACTAAGGATACGATATTTTCAAAAAAGGTGTATGAGGATAATTACTTCTTACAAGATGATTATCGGAATCGAGATGATTATACGTTGCAAGAAATTGTTGACGAATTTAGTATAAGCGAAAAACAATTGTATGAAATGTCAGAACTTTGCCAAGAAATTGGGATAGATTTCTCTTCTTCCCCTTTTAGCAAAAAGGAAGTTGATTTCTTGGCAGATACGTGCAAAGTTCCTTTCATCAAGGTGGCATCTATGGATTTGGATAATTATCCTTTTCTAAGATATATAGCCAGAAAAAATATCCCGATTATACTTGCAACCGGATTAAGCTCTATGAGTGAGGTAGCACGTGCAGTGGAATCAATAGAAAACGAGGGTAATAATAAAATTTTTCTGCTGCATTGTATCTCTGTCTATCCACCAAAATTTGAGGATATAAATTTAAACAATATCTTGACTCTCAGAACCATGTTTCCAGACTATCCAATAGGTTTTTCAGATCATTCACTTGGAATCGAAATACCAACAGCTGCTACGGCTCTTGGAGCAAGCATAATTGAAAAACATTTTACCTTGGATAAGGACATGTTTGGGTGGGATCATAAAATCTCTGCTGATCCTAAAGAAATGAAACAGCTTACAGAAGCGTGTCATCATGTACAACTGGCGTTGGGAAGCACAAAGAGAATTGTGAATAAGGATGAAATCGAAAAACGCTTAGCTTTTAGAAGAAGTATTGTAGCTGCGCGGGAACTATCTGCGGGAATGGTTTTAAATGAAAGTGATTTGACGTTAAAAAGGCCAGGGACAGGTATGCCACCTGAAAAACTATTTGATATTGTTGGAAGAAAATTAGCGCGTAATGTTGAGTATGATAAAATAATAGAAAGAGAAGATTTGTTATGA
- a CDS encoding glycosyltransferase, translating to MKLLICSVVFPQSMRYFESFIKSIDMQTNKNFDFLLVNDGVDLKKYDLRNTIIVNAKGSILENRRQMIEYAILHKYDYIAWQDSDDLMLPDRIEFLQNHITGIYDIYVHDLCLINEQEENLNRNFIGDRISFEEFTFNDIMFYNFAGFGNSVIKVSCLANIIYPICEVKAVDWWLVSVLLMKGYRAFYLKKVLGKYRQYQNNLSGLQKLDLSAFQRKRQIVITHYEALFETCKNCTFKYPEILHYYNKLLKTNISEFDVMEGNTQEGLWWEDVYNLINSR from the coding sequence ATGAAGCTTTTAATTTGTTCAGTTGTATTTCCGCAATCCATGAGATATTTTGAGAGTTTTATTAAAAGCATTGATATGCAGACAAATAAAAACTTTGATTTCCTTTTAGTAAACGATGGAGTTGACCTAAAAAAATATGATTTAAGAAATACGATTATCGTTAACGCTAAAGGTAGTATATTAGAAAACAGAAGGCAAATGATCGAGTATGCAATTCTGCACAAATATGACTATATAGCTTGGCAGGATAGTGATGATTTAATGTTGCCTGATAGAATAGAATTTTTGCAAAATCATATTACAGGAATTTATGATATTTATGTACATGATCTTTGCTTAATCAACGAACAGGAAGAGAATCTAAATAGAAATTTCATTGGGGACAGGATAAGTTTCGAAGAATTCACCTTTAATGATATCATGTTTTATAATTTTGCCGGGTTTGGGAATTCTGTCATAAAAGTGTCATGTCTGGCAAACATCATTTATCCTATTTGTGAGGTAAAGGCTGTTGACTGGTGGCTGGTGTCTGTTCTGCTAATGAAGGGGTATAGAGCCTTTTACCTGAAAAAAGTTCTGGGGAAGTACAGGCAGTATCAAAACAATCTTTCTGGTTTACAGAAGTTGGATTTGTCTGCTTTCCAGAGAAAAAGACAAATAGTTATTACCCACTATGAGGCTCTTTTTGAAACGTGTAAGAACTGTACTTTCAAGTATCCGGAGATTTTACACTATTATAATAAATTATTAAAAACTAATATTTCAGAATTTGATGTAATGGAAGGTAATACGCAAGAAGGACTATGGTGGGAAGATGTTTACAACCTTATAAATTCAAGGTAA
- a CDS encoding sugar phosphate nucleotidyltransferase: MEFEKCLINKSMSIMQAMTLLDDLGVRVLFIVENKKLIGSLADSDIRRWILKHGNIDAEVITASNLKPRYIYENQIHNAKILMHRWHIDAIPVLNETDQIINIVFLYDKPPVNDNQNLNIPVVMMAGGKGTRLYPYTKILPKPLIPIDDIPIAERILNGFYQIGCDDFYMIVNHKSNMIKAYFSDPAFEYDVKFINETKFLGTGGGIGLLRGKINSTFILTNCDILIEENFEKIYKQHIKSKNVVTMVCSLMNYSIPYGVVEFGEEGRLIKVKEKPEYSFFTNSGLYFVEPEVIDLIEADQSIDFPEIIERCMQSGLGVGVYPIGANAWMDMGQFSTMEKMQQHFQERNI, translated from the coding sequence ATGGAATTTGAGAAATGCCTAATAAATAAAAGTATGTCAATAATGCAGGCAATGACACTGTTAGATGATTTGGGAGTCAGGGTGTTGTTTATTGTTGAGAATAAAAAACTTATTGGTTCTTTGGCAGATTCTGATATTAGAAGATGGATTTTAAAACATGGCAATATCGATGCCGAGGTTATTACTGCTTCTAATTTGAAGCCGCGTTATATTTATGAAAATCAAATACATAATGCAAAAATTTTAATGCATCGATGGCATATTGATGCAATACCAGTTTTAAATGAAACAGATCAAATTATAAATATTGTATTCTTATATGATAAGCCTCCAGTTAATGATAATCAAAATTTAAATATTCCTGTTGTTATGATGGCAGGAGGAAAGGGTACGAGATTGTATCCATATACTAAAATTCTACCTAAACCGTTAATTCCTATTGATGATATCCCAATTGCAGAGAGGATTCTAAATGGTTTTTACCAAATTGGCTGCGACGATTTTTATATGATCGTAAATCATAAAAGTAATATGATTAAGGCATATTTTAGCGATCCTGCATTTGAATATGATGTCAAATTTATCAATGAAACAAAATTCTTAGGGACTGGTGGTGGCATTGGACTATTAAGAGGAAAAATAAACTCGACTTTTATCTTAACAAATTGTGATATATTGATCGAAGAAAATTTTGAAAAAATTTATAAACAGCATATAAAAAGTAAGAATGTCGTCACTATGGTATGTTCTTTAATGAACTATTCTATTCCGTACGGAGTAGTTGAATTTGGAGAAGAAGGGAGACTCATTAAGGTGAAAGAGAAACCAGAATATTCATTTTTCACCAATTCAGGATTGTATTTTGTAGAACCTGAAGTTATAGATCTAATAGAAGCAGATCAGTCCATAGATTTTCCGGAAATAATTGAAAGGTGTATGCAAAGTGGGCTTGGCGTGGGAGTATACCCTATTGGTGCAAATGCATGGATGGACATGGGACAATTTAGTACTATGGAAAAAATGCAGCAACATTTTCAGGAAAGAAACATTTGA
- a CDS encoding LegC family aminotransferase, with the protein MNQKFIPLSVPNLKGNELKYVSHAIQTEWVSTAGPYVEQMEKEITDYVKSAGAVACQNGTSGLHISLIVAGVTNQDAVIVPTLTFIAAVNPVKYVGAEPIFMDCDESFCLDPIKLEKYCETECEFRNGSLIDKVTHKVIKAIIVVHVFGNMADMEKIKSVCGKYNIKIIEDATEALGTYYTQGTYKGKFAGTIGDFGVYSFNGNKIITTGGGGMIVSNDKENLAKAKHLTTQAKSDDLNFIHDEVGYNYRMTNLQAALGIAQLEQLETFIEIKERNYRLYKEKISKIDGLKLVSFRKGIRSNFWFYSLDVQDYKLKKEDLIHSLQKNRIQTRPIWGLINEQKSYKYSRSFRIEKAKEFWRNIVNIPCSTNLSESDVELVVSTIKNL; encoded by the coding sequence ATGAATCAGAAGTTTATACCATTATCAGTTCCGAATCTTAAAGGTAATGAGTTAAAATATGTAAGTCATGCGATACAAACGGAGTGGGTCTCAACTGCGGGTCCGTATGTGGAACAGATGGAAAAAGAGATAACTGACTACGTCAAGTCAGCAGGTGCAGTGGCATGTCAAAATGGCACTTCTGGATTACACATTTCTTTGATTGTCGCAGGTGTTACTAATCAAGATGCTGTTATTGTGCCAACTTTAACCTTTATTGCGGCTGTGAATCCAGTAAAATATGTTGGAGCAGAGCCAATCTTTATGGACTGCGATGAATCGTTTTGTTTAGATCCAATAAAACTAGAAAAATATTGTGAAACTGAATGTGAATTTAGAAATGGAAGTCTTATAGACAAAGTAACCCATAAGGTTATTAAAGCAATTATTGTAGTTCATGTTTTTGGAAATATGGCAGACATGGAAAAAATCAAATCTGTTTGTGGGAAATATAACATCAAAATAATTGAAGATGCAACAGAAGCTTTGGGAACATATTATACTCAAGGTACCTATAAAGGAAAATTTGCAGGTACGATAGGTGATTTTGGAGTGTATTCATTTAATGGGAACAAAATCATTACTACAGGCGGGGGTGGCATGATTGTTTCCAATGATAAAGAAAATCTCGCTAAAGCGAAACACCTGACAACACAGGCTAAAAGTGATGATCTAAATTTTATTCATGATGAAGTTGGATATAATTATAGAATGACAAACCTGCAGGCTGCTTTAGGAATTGCTCAACTGGAACAGTTGGAGACATTTATTGAAATAAAAGAAAGAAATTATCGATTATATAAAGAAAAAATTAGTAAAATAGATGGATTGAAATTGGTGAGCTTTAGAAAAGGAATCCGTAGTAATTTTTGGTTTTATTCTTTGGATGTGCAAGATTACAAATTAAAGAAGGAAGACTTGATTCATTCTTTACAGAAAAACAGGATTCAGACAAGACCTATTTGGGGATTGATAAATGAACAAAAATCCTATAAATATTCACGTTCTTTTCGAATTGAAAAGGCAAAAGAATTCTGGAGAAATATTGTTAATATTCCCTGTAGTACAAATTTGTCAGAAAGTGACGTAGAGCTAGTTGTTTCAACAATCAAAAACTTGTAA
- a CDS encoding NAD-dependent 4,6-dehydratase LegB, translating to MDRVLVTGADGFIGSHLVEELVKKGHEVKAFIYYNSFNSWGWLDSLSEEVMESVEVFAGDIRDPNGVREAMKGCNAVFHLAALIAIPFSYHSPDAYVDTNIKGTLNVLQAARERQIRVLITSTSEVYGTAKYVPIDEQHPYQGQSPYSATKIGADRLAESFYRSFELPVSIVRPFNTYGPRQSARAVIPTIITQLLAGKTEIKLGSLTPTRDFNYVKDTANGFISIYNSSKAIGEEINIATGIEHSIGDLANELIAQINPKAVIICDEQRLRPEKSEVNRLLGCNKKIKKLTDWEPQYSFKQGLSETVRFLQENIQKYKVDIYNV from the coding sequence ATGGATAGAGTATTGGTTACAGGAGCGGATGGCTTTATCGGGAGTCATTTGGTTGAGGAGCTGGTGAAAAAAGGACATGAGGTAAAGGCTTTTATATATTATAATTCCTTTAACTCATGGGGGTGGCTTGACAGTTTGTCTGAGGAAGTAATGGAGTCTGTAGAAGTATTCGCGGGAGATATCAGGGATCCTAATGGTGTTCGTGAAGCGATGAAGGGGTGTAATGCCGTTTTTCACTTGGCAGCTTTAATAGCGATACCTTTTAGTTATCATTCACCAGATGCCTATGTGGATACAAATATAAAAGGGACTTTAAATGTTTTACAGGCAGCAAGAGAGAGGCAGATACGTGTTTTAATAACCTCAACATCAGAGGTATATGGTACTGCAAAATATGTCCCAATTGATGAACAACATCCATATCAAGGACAATCTCCATATTCGGCGACAAAGATAGGAGCAGATCGTTTGGCAGAATCTTTTTACCGTTCTTTTGAGTTACCTGTATCTATCGTGCGTCCCTTTAATACTTATGGACCACGCCAGTCTGCACGTGCTGTTATCCCTACTATTATTACACAACTTCTGGCGGGTAAAACAGAAATCAAACTTGGGTCTTTGACTCCGACAAGGGATTTTAATTATGTGAAGGATACTGCCAATGGCTTTATTTCTATCTATAATTCCTCAAAGGCGATAGGAGAGGAAATAAATATCGCAACAGGAATTGAACATTCTATTGGTGATTTGGCGAATGAGTTGATTGCGCAGATTAATCCTAAAGCGGTGATTATTTGTGACGAACAAAGACTAAGACCTGAAAAGAGTGAGGTAAATAGATTATTAGGATGCAATAAGAAAATAAAAAAATTAACAGATTGGGAACCTCAATATTCTTTTAAGCAAGGTTTATCTGAAACTGTGCGATTTTTACAGGAGAACATTCAAAAATATAAAGTGGACATTTATAATGTTTAA
- a CDS encoding glycosyltransferase family 2 protein, whose translation MSELVSVIIPVYNIEQYITRCVDSVLEQSYSNLEIILVDDGSTDNCGAICDSYKQKDNRVSVIHKKNCGLSDARNVGVDKARGDFLSFIDGDDYIHPDYIKLLYNAMDREKADLAICGFHIVDEGGNTTNKLSNGEKYRTVIPIRNEVLSGRDIIYKSYVLQNGFAFVVAWNKLYRTSLFKELRYPIGKIHEDEFVFADLLLKCKRVVCMTDSLYYYVQRKGSIMSAERMDLRITHLMEIHNKRSTTYQIYNEKKLQILDMQEYADQIIIYYTQVGRPMKKKLRNRYCKLIKQILNQGQCSGRKKLKYMLGLFSLNLLSRMRKCYKSTKRCMN comes from the coding sequence ATGAGTGAACTGGTAAGTGTTATTATCCCCGTATATAACATAGAGCAATATATTACTCGCTGTGTCGACAGCGTTCTAGAACAGTCTTATAGTAACCTGGAAATTATTTTAGTAGATGATGGTTCAACCGACAATTGTGGAGCAATATGCGATAGTTATAAACAAAAAGATAATCGAGTTTCGGTAATTCATAAAAAAAATTGTGGATTATCAGATGCTAGAAATGTAGGAGTTGATAAGGCACGTGGGGATTTTCTATCGTTTATTGATGGAGATGACTATATTCACCCTGATTATATTAAATTACTATATAATGCTATGGACAGAGAGAAAGCAGATTTGGCTATCTGCGGATTTCATATTGTAGATGAGGGTGGCAATACAACAAATAAATTATCTAATGGTGAAAAATACAGGACTGTTATACCAATAAGAAACGAAGTATTATCAGGCAGAGATATAATATATAAATCATATGTGCTGCAGAACGGATTTGCATTTGTTGTAGCATGGAATAAGTTATATAGAACAAGCCTTTTTAAAGAATTGAGATATCCAATTGGAAAGATACATGAAGATGAGTTTGTGTTTGCTGATTTACTACTAAAATGCAAGAGAGTAGTTTGTATGACAGATAGTCTTTACTATTATGTTCAGCGAAAAGGAAGTATAATGTCTGCAGAAAGGATGGATTTAAGAATTACTCATTTGATGGAAATACATAATAAAAGGTCAACGACTTATCAAATATACAATGAAAAGAAATTACAGATTTTAGATATGCAAGAATATGCGGATCAAATTATTATATATTATACTCAGGTTGGAAGACCAATGAAAAAAAAACTGCGGAATAGATATTGTAAATTAATAAAACAGATTTTAAATCAAGGTCAATGTTCAGGAAGAAAAAAACTAAAATATATGTTAGGATTATTTAGCTTGAATTTATTAAGTAGAATGAGAAAGTGTTATAAATCAACAAAAAGATGTATGAATTAA
- a CDS encoding glycosyltransferase has protein sequence MIFVTVGTHEQQFDRLISCIDKLKGAGKIPDNVFMQVGYCSYIPKFCEWSHFLSYEEMIHKITEARIIITHGGPASFVAPLQKGKVPIVVPRQKKYNEHVNDHQLEFVRIVANRMNNILVVEETYDLEEILQNYNKLVTQIKQESFYHNEIFNTEFETMINKLFEGKKRR, from the coding sequence ATGATATTTGTGACAGTGGGAACTCATGAACAACAATTTGATAGGTTAATTTCATGTATTGATAAATTAAAAGGGGCAGGGAAAATACCAGATAATGTGTTTATGCAGGTCGGTTATTGTTCATATATACCAAAATTTTGTGAGTGGAGCCACTTTCTATCATATGAAGAGATGATTCATAAAATTACTGAAGCTCGAATTATTATAACCCATGGGGGACCTGCTAGTTTCGTTGCGCCTTTACAAAAAGGAAAGGTTCCAATAGTTGTACCAAGACAAAAAAAATATAATGAACATGTAAATGATCATCAACTTGAATTTGTTCGTATTGTAGCAAACCGTATGAATAACATTTTGGTTGTTGAGGAGACCTACGACTTAGAAGAAATATTGCAAAACTATAACAAATTAGTAACCCAGATTAAACAGGAATCATTTTATCATAATGAGATCTTTAACACTGAGTTCGAAACAATGATCAATAAACTGTTTGAGGGCAAAAAACGTAGATAG
- the pssD gene encoding PssD/Cps14F family polysaccharide biosynthesis glycosyltransferase — MKICLVGSSGGHLMHLYMLKSFWENKERFWVTFDKEDANSLLKKETIYRCYYPTNRNVRNLIKNTFLAIKVLVKEKPDLIISSGAAVAVPFFYIGKLMRIKLVYIEVFDRIDKPTLTGRLVYPITDRFVVQWEEQKKVYPKGVNLGSIF; from the coding sequence ATGAAGATTTGTTTAGTAGGGTCTAGCGGAGGCCATCTAATGCATTTGTATATGTTGAAATCATTCTGGGAAAACAAAGAGCGATTTTGGGTGACCTTCGATAAAGAAGATGCAAATAGTTTATTGAAAAAAGAAACAATATATAGATGTTACTACCCAACGAATAGAAATGTTAGAAATCTAATAAAAAACACATTTTTAGCAATTAAAGTCTTGGTGAAAGAAAAACCTGATTTAATAATATCATCTGGCGCTGCAGTTGCTGTTCCGTTTTTTTATATTGGTAAACTAATGAGAATAAAGTTGGTATATATAGAAGTATTTGATAGAATAGATAAACCTACATTAACTGGAAGGTTAGTGTATCCTATCACAGATAGATTTGTTGTCCAATGGGAGGAACAAAAAAAAGTATATCCTAAAGGGGTGAATTTAGGGAGTATTTTTTAA
- a CDS encoding sugar transferase, which translates to MNIKQSQKQNLIIYFFDVLGIILGYFLMILLRFQGDVRLYVDNMVLYRLIIAIFILTLNYFLFYPNENFFKRTFIKELWHNFKINVIAAAFMATVAYLIDDAKDYSRFIYIMTMVFSFIWMQVVHSLYRYYMLRFKKYSQTSQKMLIVTTSEKADEIIGNIIKEKTWNLWITGVIILDQDWIGRKIHGIPVVANKENMFLYTVRSVVDEIFIYTSESNRIAIKDIVQNFRDMGISVKMNIDLFNMEIATEKYIDKVGQYNTVCFAPKITPLHMVFMKRLIDILGACIGLVITFFITLLLGPLIKIESPGPIFFSQKRVGRNGRIFNIYKFRSMYVDAEERKKELIEKNEMNGLMFKIKKDPRVTRIGRIIRKASIDELPQFWNVLKGDMSLVGTRPPTVDEFEHYEGYHKQRLSMTPGLTGVWQVSGRNDIQDFEEIVAMDVDYINNWSLKKDLGIILKTIRVVLMSSGAR; encoded by the coding sequence ATGAATATTAAACAATCTCAGAAGCAAAATCTCATAATTTATTTTTTCGACGTTTTAGGAATTATCTTGGGCTACTTTTTAATGATTCTACTTAGATTTCAGGGAGATGTGAGATTATACGTTGATAATATGGTTCTATATAGACTAATCATTGCAATTTTTATATTGACACTAAATTATTTTCTTTTTTATCCAAATGAAAACTTTTTTAAAAGAACATTCATCAAAGAATTATGGCATAATTTTAAGATTAATGTAATTGCGGCGGCTTTTATGGCTACGGTCGCCTATTTAATCGACGACGCAAAGGATTATTCACGCTTTATTTATATTATGACTATGGTATTTAGTTTTATTTGGATGCAAGTAGTACATAGTTTGTATCGTTATTATATGTTGAGATTTAAAAAATATAGTCAGACTAGCCAGAAGATGCTGATAGTAACTACCAGTGAAAAGGCTGATGAGATTATTGGAAACATAATCAAAGAAAAGACCTGGAACTTATGGATCACAGGAGTTATCATTTTAGATCAAGATTGGATTGGACGCAAGATCCATGGAATCCCTGTTGTTGCAAACAAAGAAAATATGTTTTTATATACAGTACGTTCTGTTGTAGATGAAATCTTTATTTACACATCAGAATCTAATAGAATTGCAATAAAAGATATAGTTCAAAATTTTAGAGACATGGGTATATCTGTAAAGATGAACATCGATTTGTTTAATATGGAAATTGCTACTGAAAAATATATAGACAAAGTCGGGCAATATAATACAGTATGTTTTGCACCTAAAATAACTCCACTTCATATGGTTTTTATGAAAAGGCTGATTGATATTTTAGGAGCATGTATCGGATTAGTAATAACCTTTTTTATTACATTGTTGCTTGGGCCTTTAATTAAAATTGAATCGCCAGGTCCAATCTTTTTTTCTCAAAAAAGAGTCGGAAGAAATGGGAGAATCTTTAATATCTATAAGTTTAGATCTATGTATGTAGATGCAGAGGAAAGAAAAAAAGAGTTAATTGAAAAAAATGAAATGAATGGACTGATGTTTAAGATTAAAAAGGATCCTAGGGTTACGAGAATTGGAAGAATAATTAGAAAAGCCAGCATTGATGAGTTACCTCAATTTTGGAATGTGTTAAAAGGCGATATGAGTTTAGTAGGAACAAGACCTCCTACGGTTGATGAATTTGAGCATTATGAGGGCTACCATAAACAGCGTCTAAGCATGACTCCCGGTTTGACTGGAGTATGGCAGGTGAGTGGAAGAAATGATATTCAGGATTTTGAAGAAATAGTTGCTATGGATGTAGACTATATTAATAACTGGTCACTAAAAAAAGACTTGGGTATTATTTTAAAGACTATCCGAGTAGTATTAATGAGCAGTGGTGCGAGATAA